A genomic window from Levilactobacillus yonginensis includes:
- a CDS encoding cation-translocating P-type ATPase, producing MTTQEHYLPPLDCGLTAEKVSDRVAAGQKNDPLPPLTRSVKQIFRDNLLTLFNLINIILGALVFFTGSYKNLLFLGVVVVNTGIGIFQEIRSKRQVDKLALLSEGTINVLRDGQLTAHHQDDIVLDDILSLGRGDQLPVDGLIRDTAGLEVDESQITGESTPIEKHTGDTLVSGSVILGGRAMVQATMVGSGSFVKQLAHSAKQKRRNSSELLTIINRIIKILTFAIVPLGAALFISSMMRGQSQNRAILGTVASMVGMIPEGLVLLTSVALAAGAFTLGRRNVLVRELPAIEALARVDVLCLDKTGTITNGQLQLERVEPIGSVPVPQLETILAQLVAATGDDNETAQAVQNALGAPVVAAQNVLPFSSGRKWSGAELADHAYLMGAPEFIFDTVPASVKQRIEALAKQGFRVLLLAQADRLTTPKPMNPQALGLILITDELRPRAKDTFSFFANQDVALKVISGDNPVTVASIAERAEIAGAQQLIDMSTVGATPDYGKLVQDYNVFGRVTPQQKEQLIKSYQAAGHTVAMTGDGVNDLLALRQADCSIAMASGSEATKSLADFVLVDSNFDAMINVLNEGRRVINNIERVASLFLIKTMYSVALTLIFIFMNHSYPFEPIQLTPISSLMVGIPTFFLALQPNYARIAGRFMKQVMEIAAPAAVCVIGYILVIMALGTQFKLAFATTSTLSVLLTGMISLNALLMVARPLNRFKIGLVMLMAGLFAIVFLFLGPIFSLVNLLNWRLALIYLPLMASVIPVFIVVQDILGHRILSRIRWR from the coding sequence ATGACGACACAGGAGCATTACTTACCACCACTGGACTGTGGCTTGACTGCGGAAAAAGTGAGTGATCGGGTGGCCGCGGGTCAGAAGAATGATCCGCTACCACCGTTGACCCGAAGCGTGAAACAAATATTTCGGGATAATTTATTAACTCTCTTCAACTTAATCAACATTATCTTAGGCGCCCTGGTCTTTTTTACGGGGAGTTATAAAAATTTACTCTTTCTGGGCGTGGTCGTGGTCAACACGGGTATTGGAATTTTTCAGGAAATTCGTTCCAAACGCCAAGTGGACAAGCTTGCTCTTCTGTCGGAGGGAACCATTAATGTGCTCCGTGACGGTCAGCTGACAGCCCATCACCAAGATGACATTGTGTTGGATGATATCTTGTCACTGGGTCGCGGGGATCAGTTACCCGTCGATGGTTTAATTCGTGACACGGCTGGTTTAGAGGTTGACGAATCCCAGATCACCGGTGAGTCGACGCCTATAGAGAAACATACCGGCGACACACTGGTGTCTGGCAGCGTTATCTTAGGCGGTCGAGCCATGGTTCAAGCAACGATGGTGGGTAGCGGTAGCTTTGTGAAACAACTGGCTCACTCTGCCAAACAAAAGCGCCGGAATTCCAGTGAACTGCTCACGATTATTAATCGTATTATTAAAATTTTGACCTTCGCCATTGTGCCATTGGGGGCCGCGCTCTTTATTTCGTCCATGATGCGGGGGCAAAGCCAAAATCGAGCCATTCTGGGAACCGTCGCCTCAATGGTGGGAATGATTCCGGAGGGGTTAGTTTTGCTAACTTCTGTAGCATTGGCAGCGGGCGCCTTTACTTTAGGCCGTCGGAACGTTTTGGTACGGGAATTACCCGCCATCGAAGCGTTAGCACGAGTTGACGTCCTGTGTTTAGATAAGACGGGAACCATTACCAACGGCCAACTTCAGTTGGAGCGGGTGGAGCCGATTGGTTCAGTGCCAGTTCCCCAGCTAGAAACGATCCTGGCCCAGTTAGTGGCGGCCACGGGGGATGATAACGAGACGGCTCAGGCCGTGCAAAACGCCTTGGGTGCGCCAGTTGTTGCCGCTCAAAATGTGTTGCCTTTCTCCTCCGGTAGAAAGTGGAGTGGGGCCGAGTTGGCTGACCACGCGTACCTCATGGGCGCACCAGAGTTCATTTTTGATACGGTGCCTGCTAGCGTGAAACAACGGATTGAGGCCTTGGCAAAGCAGGGCTTTCGGGTGCTCCTATTAGCGCAGGCTGACCGATTGACCACGCCCAAGCCAATGAATCCTCAGGCGTTGGGATTGATTCTGATTACGGATGAATTGCGGCCACGGGCTAAAGATACGTTTAGCTTTTTTGCCAATCAGGACGTTGCCTTGAAAGTTATTTCAGGAGATAATCCAGTCACGGTCGCCAGTATTGCTGAACGTGCGGAGATTGCCGGGGCCCAGCAATTGATTGACATGAGTACGGTGGGCGCCACCCCCGATTACGGAAAATTGGTCCAAGACTATAACGTCTTCGGGCGGGTCACGCCACAGCAAAAGGAACAGTTGATTAAGTCCTATCAAGCAGCTGGTCATACGGTTGCTATGACTGGCGATGGGGTCAATGACTTACTGGCGCTGCGCCAAGCCGATTGTAGTATTGCCATGGCTTCGGGGAGTGAGGCTACCAAGAGTCTGGCTGATTTTGTCTTGGTTGACTCAAACTTTGATGCGATGATCAATGTTTTAAATGAAGGTCGGCGGGTGATCAATAACATTGAGCGGGTCGCCTCGTTATTCTTGATCAAAACGATGTACTCCGTGGCACTGACGTTGATTTTTATCTTCATGAATCACAGTTATCCGTTTGAACCGATTCAGTTGACGCCTATCTCGTCGTTGATGGTGGGGATTCCGACATTCTTCCTGGCCTTACAACCTAATTACGCCCGGATTGCGGGGCGGTTTATGAAGCAAGTTATGGAAATTGCGGCACCCGCAGCGGTCTGTGTCATTGGTTATATCCTAGTGATCATGGCACTTGGCACGCAGTTTAAACTAGCCTTCGCGACAACCTCCACGTTGAGTGTGTTGTTGACGGGGATGATCAGTCTCAACGCCTTGCTGATGGTGGCCCGGCCGCTGAACCGGTTTAAAATCGGGCTGGTTATGTTGATGGCGGGACTATTTGCTATCGTCTTTCTATTCCTAGGACCGATTTTTTCACTGGTTAATTTGCTCAACTGGCGCTTAGCCTTAATCTACTTGCCACTGATGGCTAGCGTGATTCCCGTGTTCATCGTTGTTCAAGACATTTTAGGTCACCGAATACTTAGTCGAATACGTTGGCGCTAG
- a CDS encoding Hsp20/alpha crystallin family protein, producing MTNDVMNRNYDFFDPMNFFNEVGNLGRDMFNGEDTMKTDVVEHAKDYVVTAEMPGFKKDDIHVDYHDETLRITGKSEVKQATKDNDGRVLRQERHSQNVARSFYLPDIDLENVQANYKEGILTLTLPKQTKVEDNHKISID from the coding sequence ATGACTAACGATGTTATGAACCGGAACTATGATTTCTTTGATCCAATGAATTTCTTCAATGAAGTGGGCAACTTGGGCCGCGATATGTTTAATGGCGAAGATACTATGAAGACCGACGTCGTTGAACACGCGAAGGATTACGTTGTAACTGCCGAGATGCCAGGATTCAAGAAGGATGACATTCACGTTGATTACCATGACGAAACGTTACGGATTACTGGTAAGTCAGAAGTTAAGCAAGCAACTAAGGATAACGATGGTCGGGTCTTGCGGCAAGAACGTCACAGTCAAAACGTAGCCCGTTCCTTCTATCTACCAGACATTGATCTCGAGAATGTTCAAGCTAACTATAAGGAAGGTATCTTGACGTTAACGCTGCCTAAGCAGACTAAGGTCGAAGATAATCATAAAATCAGTATCGACTAA
- a CDS encoding DUF1836 domain-containing protein — protein sequence MADFNQYTRWEHQMHGVKLPRWDDLPKFDLYMDQVTALVNDALGPLGIDMVTPAMINNYVKHNVILAPVKKKYQTMQLTDILMISLLKPMFQTDTVRTGIDQITAGDYPKQAYDNFIEQLENRLHHLGEDQIQPATKNLNEKLMQVAVDAVVARLQSEKLLKLIKRPLRKIEKK from the coding sequence ATGGCTGATTTTAATCAATATACGCGGTGGGAACACCAGATGCACGGTGTAAAGTTACCACGTTGGGATGACTTACCTAAATTTGATCTCTACATGGACCAGGTGACGGCATTAGTCAACGATGCGTTAGGACCATTGGGCATTGATATGGTGACGCCGGCAATGATTAATAATTACGTGAAGCACAATGTGATTTTGGCACCAGTGAAAAAGAAGTACCAAACCATGCAGTTGACGGATATCTTAATGATCAGCCTGTTAAAGCCCATGTTCCAGACGGATACGGTTCGGACTGGTATCGATCAGATTACGGCTGGGGATTACCCTAAGCAAGCTTACGATAATTTTATTGAGCAGTTAGAGAATCGCTTGCATCACTTAGGCGAAGATCAGATTCAGCCAGCTACTAAGAACTTAAACGAGAAATTAATGCAGGTTGCAGTGGATGCTGTGGTCGCACGGTTGCAGTCTGAGAAGCTGTTAAAGCTGATCAAACGACCATTACGTAAAATCGAAAAGAAATAG
- a CDS encoding LysM peptidoglycan-binding domain-containing protein, giving the protein MNIKKALVNTLGTVAVVGAGIFATNVTANADTNVTVKQGDSVWSLANKYDSSVSAIEKANSLSNSNLIFVGQKLNVPSSTQNATTSANVSTKNYSSQATTTPASQSTTSQATTNNHTSTTSASTGVSGSEASAKAWIANKESGGSYSATNGQYIGKYQLSSSYLNGDYSAANQEKVANSYVTSRYGSWSAAQSFWQANGWY; this is encoded by the coding sequence ATGAATATCAAAAAAGCTTTAGTTAATACTTTGGGTACGGTTGCCGTTGTCGGTGCCGGTATCTTCGCCACTAACGTCACGGCCAACGCCGATACTAATGTTACGGTCAAGCAGGGGGATTCTGTTTGGTCATTAGCTAACAAGTATGATTCATCCGTTAGTGCTATCGAAAAGGCTAACAGCCTGAGCAACTCCAACCTGATCTTCGTGGGTCAAAAGTTAAACGTGCCAAGCAGCACGCAAAATGCCACGACTTCAGCTAACGTTTCCACTAAAAATTACAGTAGCCAAGCAACGACTACGCCAGCTAGCCAATCCACGACTAGCCAAGCAACCACTAACAACCACACAAGCACAACTTCTGCTTCTACTGGTGTTTCTGGTTCAGAAGCCAGTGCTAAGGCTTGGATCGCTAACAAGGAATCTGGCGGTTCATACTCAGCTACCAATGGCCAATACATCGGTAAGTACCAATTGAGCTCTTCCTACTTGAACGGTGACTACTCAGCCGCCAACCAAGAAAAGGTTGCTAACTCATACGTTACTTCCCGTTACGGTTCATGGTCAGCTGCCCAATCTTTCTGGCAAGCAAACGGCTGGTACTAA
- the adhE gene encoding bifunctional acetaldehyde-CoA/alcohol dehydrogenase: MLKDVKENSKLNVKESEETVDQMIDRLTQKAHDALCGMDDFTQEQVDHIVHQMAIAGLDHHMALAKAAYEETGRGVMEDKAVKNMFATEEIWHAIKNDKTVGIIKDDRERQLITVAEPLGILAGVTPVTNPTSTTLFKSLIAVKTRNPIIFAFHPQAQKSSVMAAKVVRDAAIAAGAPEGVIQWIDKPSLEATTALMNHPMVASVLATGGPGMVKAAYSTGKPALGVGPGNGPAYIEKTADIKRAVYDIVLSKTFDNGMVCASENSAVIDAEIYNDVKQEMQDRGVYFIKKADEKALADAMFVPNGGVKGPIAGMSARKIADLAGIKVPDTTKVLAAEITGVGEKYPLSREKLSPVISVYKASSQEKAFDLCNQLLHFGGLGHTAAIHTKDDDLATKYGIVMKASRVLVNTPSAIGGIGNLYNEMVPSLTLGTGSWGKNSVSHNVSSFDLLNIKTIAKRRNNMQWIKLPRVYFEKTSVRYLNDMPGVKRVFLVTDPAMVELGYIDTVLNELKRQPNGIEYSLFSDVEPDPTTDTVNRGVAQMRMFKPDTIVALGGGSAMDAAKNMWLFYEDPNASFFGAKQKFMDIRKRTYSFNKPHKAQFVAIPTTSGTGSEVTPFSVITDSKTHVKYPLADYALTPDVAIVDSQFIETVPKKTVAYSGLDVLTHAIESYVSNMASDYTRPWSLQAMKLVMENLTDSYNGDIHAREEMHNASTLAGMAFANAFLGVDHSIAHKLGGEFGLPHGLAIAITLPHVIRYNFKEPTKLSMWPKYDHFRADEDYAQIARYLGLSGNSKEELKESLVKRIIDLAHSVGVTLSLKANGVDKAHFNQSVDKLAELAFEDQCTTANPKEPLISELKQIMIDEYDGKNVEK; encoded by the coding sequence ATGTTAAAAGACGTGAAAGAGAATTCTAAATTAAATGTAAAAGAAAGCGAAGAAACTGTCGATCAAATGATCGATCGGCTCACGCAAAAAGCCCACGACGCCCTGTGCGGCATGGATGATTTCACCCAAGAACAAGTTGACCACATTGTTCATCAAATGGCCATCGCTGGCTTGGACCACCACATGGCGTTAGCTAAAGCGGCCTATGAAGAAACTGGTCGTGGTGTGATGGAAGACAAAGCGGTTAAAAACATGTTTGCCACTGAAGAAATTTGGCACGCAATTAAAAACGACAAGACGGTCGGAATTATTAAAGATGATCGTGAACGACAATTGATTACGGTGGCTGAACCCCTAGGAATCTTAGCCGGGGTTACACCAGTTACGAACCCGACTTCAACCACACTGTTTAAGAGCTTGATTGCCGTAAAGACTCGGAACCCAATCATCTTTGCGTTCCACCCACAAGCCCAAAAATCTTCCGTCATGGCTGCCAAGGTCGTTCGGGACGCCGCGATTGCTGCCGGGGCACCTGAAGGCGTTATTCAGTGGATCGACAAGCCTAGTTTGGAAGCCACGACGGCACTGATGAATCACCCAATGGTCGCCAGTGTTCTGGCTACCGGTGGTCCTGGGATGGTTAAGGCAGCTTACTCAACTGGTAAGCCCGCCTTAGGGGTTGGGCCTGGTAACGGACCTGCCTACATTGAAAAGACGGCTGATATCAAACGGGCCGTTTATGACATCGTGTTATCCAAGACGTTTGATAACGGGATGGTCTGTGCTTCTGAAAACAGTGCTGTCATCGACGCTGAGATTTACAACGATGTGAAGCAAGAAATGCAAGACCGGGGTGTTTACTTCATTAAAAAAGCTGACGAGAAGGCGTTGGCCGATGCAATGTTTGTACCAAATGGTGGGGTCAAGGGACCAATTGCCGGTATGTCAGCACGCAAGATTGCCGATCTGGCCGGCATCAAGGTGCCAGATACCACCAAGGTCTTAGCAGCTGAAATCACCGGAGTTGGTGAAAAGTACCCACTTTCTCGTGAAAAACTCAGTCCGGTTATTTCCGTATATAAGGCCAGCAGCCAAGAAAAAGCCTTTGACCTCTGCAATCAGTTGCTGCATTTCGGTGGGCTAGGGCATACGGCAGCTATCCACACGAAGGACGATGACTTGGCCACTAAATACGGCATCGTCATGAAAGCCAGTCGGGTGTTGGTTAACACGCCATCCGCTATTGGTGGGATTGGGAACCTGTACAACGAAATGGTGCCTTCCTTAACGTTAGGGACTGGTTCCTGGGGTAAGAATTCCGTTTCCCACAACGTTTCCTCATTTGACCTGTTGAACATCAAAACGATTGCAAAGCGGCGAAATAATATGCAATGGATTAAATTACCTCGAGTTTACTTTGAAAAGACGTCTGTCCGTTACCTGAACGATATGCCTGGTGTTAAGCGGGTCTTCTTGGTAACCGACCCAGCCATGGTTGAGCTAGGGTACATCGATACGGTTTTAAATGAATTAAAGCGGCAACCCAACGGGATTGAATATTCCCTGTTCTCTGACGTTGAACCAGATCCAACGACTGACACCGTGAACCGTGGGGTCGCTCAGATGCGGATGTTCAAGCCAGACACCATTGTGGCTTTAGGTGGGGGATCTGCTATGGATGCTGCCAAGAACATGTGGCTCTTCTATGAAGACCCTAATGCTAGCTTCTTTGGGGCTAAGCAGAAGTTTATGGACATTCGGAAGCGGACTTACAGCTTTAACAAGCCACACAAGGCACAATTTGTGGCTATTCCAACGACTTCCGGAACTGGCTCAGAGGTTACGCCATTCTCCGTAATCACTGATTCTAAGACTCACGTGAAGTACCCGTTGGCCGACTATGCTTTGACACCAGACGTTGCCATCGTAGACTCGCAGTTTATTGAAACGGTACCTAAGAAGACGGTCGCTTACTCTGGCCTAGATGTATTGACGCATGCGATTGAATCTTACGTATCTAATATGGCCTCCGATTACACGCGGCCATGGTCCTTACAAGCCATGAAGCTGGTTATGGAAAATCTGACGGACTCCTACAATGGTGATATTCACGCCCGTGAAGAAATGCATAACGCATCAACGTTGGCGGGGATGGCCTTTGCGAACGCCTTCTTAGGGGTCGACCACTCGATTGCCCATAAGCTTGGTGGGGAGTTCGGGTTACCACACGGTTTGGCGATTGCTATTACGTTGCCTCACGTGATCCGGTACAACTTCAAGGAACCAACGAAACTCTCCATGTGGCCAAAGTACGATCACTTCAGAGCTGACGAAGACTATGCCCAGATTGCCCGTTACCTGGGACTATCCGGTAACAGTAAGGAAGAGCTGAAAGAGTCTCTGGTTAAGCGAATCATTGACTTGGCCCATTCAGTTGGTGTAACCCTTAGCTTGAAGGCTAACGGCGTTGATAAGGCTCACTTCAATCAGTCTGTAGACAAGCTGGCTGAATTAGCCTTCGAGGATCAATGTACGACGGCTAACCCAAAGGAACCTTTGATTTCTGAATTGAAGCAAATCATGATTGACGAATACGACGGCAAGAACGTCGAGAAGTAA
- a CDS encoding chitosanase yields MVASAENSTTNYRQQYGYIEDIGDGRGYTAGIIGFTSATGDLRQVVRRYVRLKLNHNGLRRYLPALRRVNGSAAHTGLGPGFVKAWHQAAKDPQMIRAQDTILNRQYLRPVLKAAKQDNLSPLGQYIYYDAIVVHGPGEDSQSFGGIRRQAKRLAKTPRQGGNQADYLRAFLQARAKVMKRERAHKDLSRLNVQRQFIKNKNYQLKRPLSWRMYGDAYRLK; encoded by the coding sequence TTGGTAGCCAGTGCAGAGAATTCGACGACCAACTATCGCCAACAGTATGGTTATATTGAAGACATCGGGGATGGCCGTGGCTATACGGCGGGCATCATTGGGTTTACCAGTGCGACAGGGGACTTACGGCAGGTGGTCCGGCGGTATGTTCGGCTAAAATTGAATCACAACGGGCTAAGGCGTTATTTGCCAGCCCTACGTAGAGTCAACGGATCGGCAGCACACACAGGATTGGGTCCGGGGTTTGTTAAGGCGTGGCATCAAGCTGCCAAAGATCCGCAGATGATTCGCGCACAGGATACTATCCTGAACCGCCAGTACTTACGGCCGGTTTTGAAGGCTGCTAAACAGGATAATTTGAGTCCACTGGGCCAGTATATCTATTACGATGCCATTGTCGTTCACGGCCCCGGTGAAGATAGTCAGAGTTTTGGGGGGATTCGCCGTCAGGCTAAGCGGCTTGCTAAAACGCCACGACAGGGTGGTAATCAGGCAGACTACCTGCGGGCATTTTTACAAGCACGGGCTAAGGTCATGAAACGGGAGCGAGCCCATAAGGATTTGTCACGGTTGAACGTTCAGCGTCAATTTATTAAGAATAAAAATTATCAACTTAAGCGGCCACTTAGCTGGCGAATGTACGGGGATGCCTATCGGTTGAAGTGA
- a CDS encoding LysM peptidoglycan-binding domain-containing protein yields MNIKKVLVSTLGTAAVLGAGFFASTTSANADVRVSVKSGDTVAKIANQYNSSVSSIEQANNLKNVNLIYVGESLVIPSIGSTTTTTAATTGSTTTTPSQSTTNANTNSANYSGTSNYSHNTASTGTTNSASTTSTTTSGSGSSAKAWIANKESGGSYSATNGNYYGKYQLSKSYLHGDYSAANQEKVANSYVSSRYGSWSAAKSFWQANGWY; encoded by the coding sequence ATGAATATCAAAAAAGTTTTAGTATCTACATTGGGAACTGCAGCCGTTTTAGGCGCTGGCTTCTTCGCTAGCACCACTTCCGCAAATGCCGACGTCCGGGTTTCGGTTAAATCGGGAGACACGGTTGCCAAGATTGCTAACCAATACAACTCCAGCGTTTCATCAATCGAACAAGCAAATAATTTAAAGAACGTTAACTTGATTTACGTGGGTGAATCATTAGTGATTCCTAGCATTGGTTCAACGACCACAACTACGGCAGCTACGACGGGTTCAACGACTACGACGCCTAGCCAATCCACGACGAACGCCAACACTAATTCAGCAAACTACAGTGGGACTTCTAACTATAGCCATAACACGGCTTCAACTGGGACGACCAATTCAGCATCCACGACTTCCACGACCACATCTGGTTCAGGCTCTTCAGCCAAAGCTTGGATTGCAAATAAGGAATCTGGTGGTTCATACTCTGCCACGAATGGAAACTATTACGGGAAGTACCAATTGAGCAAGTCTTACTTGCATGGTGACTACTCAGCCGCTAACCAAGAAAAGGTAGCCAACTCTTACGTATCCTCTCGCTACGGTTCATGGTCTGCAGCCAAGTCATTCTGGCAAGCAAACGGCTGGTACTAA
- a CDS encoding glycerophosphoryl diester phosphodiesterase membrane domain-containing protein: MQAWRFWREATHHFFQHWGSYVTLVFVTNLVISYLAVPAFTWLTAALMKWQRVPYVSYTNIVAITLQHPLAIAGLILILLAIITLIYWQFAYLLLGIINIRSGRPDSSKTVLNETFRSIAGASPSTFLFFIGYFIVIMPFGSELFTTPLLNKAKIPSFIVSYLMNNPLWAVLLGLFYVVAAYLGIRLIAVLPLMMIDHYHSHAAIRLSWQRTRGKFWNYLSKIVLTLIMVSVTVTIIYVIIYLGQLIFDKTGIALTIATLNLFLMEVITEFIVCYSTVLFMMVILSSHDAHRRTPLSLFSFREPAKTKLRTRLLIISGLTVISALMVAFNLVYLNGLAMSKPLTIAHRGVDNGNGVQNTIPAMVKTSKEKPDYVEMDIRETKDHQFVVMHDANLKNLANLKRSVSKMTLAQLTKVTVTENGYQAKIPSFNHYLNTAIQHHQKLLIEIKTSSGDTKDLPDRFYRQFGARIMAHHEQVHTLSYGIMNRLKKAHPQLFVSYILPYNLTFPHTRANAYTMEATTLNDTFIDQANREHKKVYAWDIDDITTMDQMMFMGANGVITNNLSLIQQEIKDNTGHPSYANLLLTFMNDLTLETQTQ, from the coding sequence GTGCAAGCTTGGCGGTTCTGGCGGGAAGCAACCCACCACTTTTTCCAACACTGGGGGAGTTATGTGACCCTAGTCTTCGTAACCAACTTAGTCATTAGCTACTTAGCAGTCCCTGCGTTCACTTGGTTGACCGCAGCACTTATGAAATGGCAACGCGTTCCTTATGTTTCCTATACCAACATCGTTGCCATCACGCTTCAACACCCACTGGCTATCGCTGGTCTGATACTGATTCTCCTCGCGATCATCACACTGATCTACTGGCAATTCGCTTACCTGTTACTGGGAATTATCAACATTCGCAGTGGTCGACCAGATTCCTCTAAAACTGTTTTGAATGAAACGTTCCGCAGTATTGCGGGCGCTTCACCCAGTACCTTTTTATTCTTTATTGGCTATTTTATTGTCATCATGCCGTTTGGGAGCGAGTTATTTACCACGCCCCTGCTCAACAAGGCCAAGATTCCTTCATTCATCGTCAGCTATCTCATGAACAACCCACTGTGGGCCGTGTTATTGGGTCTATTTTACGTGGTGGCTGCCTACCTAGGGATTCGTCTGATTGCGGTGCTCCCCTTGATGATGATTGACCACTATCACAGCCACGCGGCCATCCGCCTCAGCTGGCAGCGAACACGCGGCAAATTTTGGAACTACCTCAGCAAAATTGTGCTGACTCTGATTATGGTTAGCGTTACCGTAACTATTATCTACGTCATCATTTATCTGGGGCAGCTGATCTTTGATAAAACCGGCATTGCCCTGACAATTGCTACACTCAATCTCTTTTTAATGGAAGTTATCACAGAATTCATCGTGTGCTACTCAACTGTCCTCTTTATGATGGTCATCCTGAGCAGCCACGACGCTCATCGTCGGACCCCCCTCTCACTCTTTAGCTTCCGCGAACCGGCAAAGACCAAGTTGCGGACTCGTCTATTGATCATCAGTGGTCTAACCGTTATCAGTGCCCTCATGGTGGCCTTCAACTTAGTCTATTTAAACGGCTTGGCAATGAGTAAACCGCTCACCATTGCCCATCGCGGCGTGGACAATGGTAATGGGGTGCAGAACACGATTCCAGCCATGGTTAAGACCAGCAAAGAAAAACCAGACTACGTGGAAATGGACATTCGAGAGACCAAGGATCACCAATTCGTGGTGATGCACGATGCTAACCTGAAAAACCTAGCCAACTTGAAACGGTCAGTCTCTAAGATGACGCTAGCCCAGCTAACCAAGGTCACCGTTACTGAAAACGGCTATCAGGCTAAAATTCCTAGCTTTAATCATTATTTAAACACCGCCATCCAACACCATCAGAAGCTACTGATTGAAATCAAAACCAGCTCTGGTGACACCAAGGATTTACCTGACCGTTTCTACCGGCAATTTGGCGCACGAATCATGGCGCACCATGAACAGGTTCACACGCTGAGTTACGGCATCATGAATCGGTTGAAAAAGGCCCATCCGCAGCTCTTCGTCAGTTACATTTTGCCGTACAACCTAACCTTCCCTCACACTCGGGCCAACGCTTATACCATGGAAGCTACTACCTTGAATGATACCTTCATTGATCAAGCCAACCGAGAGCACAAGAAGGTCTACGCCTGGGATATCGACGATATTACCACCATGGACCAGATGATGTTCATGGGCGCTAACGGTGTCATTACCAACAATCTTAGCCTAATTCAGCAGGAAATTAAGGACAACACCGGCCACCCAAGTTACGCGAACCTCCTGTTGACGTTCATGAACGATTTAACGTTAGAAACGCAGACGCAGTAA
- a CDS encoding aldo/keto reductase: MALTSISDTITLADGKKMPAMGFGTYLISDQATMNKTIQTAWDAGYRLFDTAMLYRNEDILGPALHQLGLPREALFLTSKVAEAVQGYDRTMKAVEGSLKRLQTDYLDLLLIHWPVREHFFETWKALEQLKANGQVKSIGVSNYTVAHLELLATQAKEMPVVNQVEFHPYLNQQGLLAYDKEQNIVTEAWSPLGRRAVLGDPMIAKMAQHHQKSVAQIILRWELQHGILPIPKSQHAERIQENAQVFDFTLAEDEMTMIDLLNKNQRTGNEPEIVYETGKQY, from the coding sequence ATGGCACTTACCAGTATTTCAGATACCATCACCCTCGCTGATGGTAAGAAGATGCCCGCAATGGGTTTCGGCACTTACTTAATTAGCGACCAAGCAACAATGAATAAAACAATTCAAACCGCGTGGGACGCTGGCTACCGGCTCTTTGATACCGCTATGCTTTATCGAAATGAAGACATTCTGGGACCCGCTCTGCATCAGCTGGGGCTTCCCCGTGAAGCACTTTTCCTAACCAGTAAAGTTGCTGAAGCTGTCCAGGGTTACGACCGGACCATGAAGGCCGTAGAAGGCTCGTTAAAGCGACTACAGACCGACTACTTAGATTTGCTCTTGATTCATTGGCCCGTCCGGGAACACTTCTTTGAAACCTGGAAGGCGCTCGAACAATTAAAAGCTAACGGTCAGGTCAAATCCATCGGGGTCTCCAACTACACCGTGGCCCACCTGGAATTATTGGCAACGCAGGCTAAAGAAATGCCCGTCGTGAACCAAGTTGAGTTTCACCCCTACTTAAATCAACAGGGTTTACTGGCCTATGATAAGGAACAAAACATCGTTACCGAAGCCTGGAGTCCACTGGGTCGGCGAGCTGTTCTTGGCGATCCCATGATTGCCAAGATGGCCCAACACCATCAGAAGTCGGTCGCCCAGATTATTTTACGTTGGGAGTTACAACACGGTATTTTACCAATTCCAAAGTCACAACACGCTGAACGAATTCAAGAGAACGCCCAGGTGTTTGATTTCACACTCGCCGAAGATGAAATGACCATGATTGATCTACTGAATAAGAACCAACGGACCGGGAATGAGCCCGAAATTGTTTACGAGACGGGTAAGCAATACTAA